Below is a genomic region from Streptomyces roseoviridis.
CTAAGTGCCGGTGGGTACATCGCGCACGTACAGCAAAGGGAGCGGCCCCCTGAAAGTGGGAACCGCTCCCTCCGAGCGTCTTACTTGGCGCCGCCGGCCGCACCGCGGCGGATGCCGAGGCGGTCGACCAGCGTACGGAAGCGCTGGATGTCCTTCTTGGCCAGGTACTGCAGCAGGCGGCGGCGCTGGCCGACCAGGATCAGCAGACCACGACGGGAGTGGTGGTCGTGCTTGTGGGTCTTGAGGTGCTCGGTCAGGTCCGAGATGCGGCGGGACAGCATCGCGACCTGGACCTCGGGGGAGCCGGTGTCGCCCTCCTTGGTGCCGAACTCGGCCATGATCTGCTTCTTGACGGCGGCGTCGAGAGCCACGCGGATCTCCTCTTGGTTCGTGCGCCCACGAGTGCCCCTGGTCTTGGTCTCAGGGGAAACTTCCGTGACTCGGGAGCGAAGGTCCGATGAGCGCTGCTCCCCGATCCTCACGGGAGACCCGTGGCTTTTCCGGAAGCGCGTACACAAACGGCCGTCACCCAGCGTACCAGCTCGCGGCCACGCCCCCGACGGGAGCGCCGGTCACCGGCCGGCGGCTCAGCCGGTGAGCGAGCGGGCCCGCATGAAGACGTCCAGGACGGCGAGGCACAGCGGCACCAGGGAGAGCAGGACGAAACCCTCGGTGAGGTCGAGCAGCCGGCCCCAGAAGGGGGAGAGGCCCTTGCGCGGGATGATCAGGCCGATGGCGGTGACCAGGGCGGCGCCGGCGGCGACGGCCGCCGACAGCCAGATCGTACGGATGTCCAGGCCGCCGCGGTCGCCGTACAGGAGCAGGTCCTTGACCAGGTCGACCGGCGGGTTCAGGGAGAGGCCGAGGACCAGCAGGGCGATGGCGGCGAGGCCGGCCACCAGGACGCAGGTGACCTGGGCGGTGTAGCGGAACAGCCGGGCGCGCAGCAGCATCGCGAGGCCGGCCGCCAGGGCGAGGAGCTGGCCCCACACGTTCCCGGCGAAGCCGAGGACGGCACAGGCGCCGACGACGACGGCCGCGCAGCCGCCGACCAGGCCGAGCAGCATTTCGTGGCCGCGGCGGGCCTGGAGGGCGATCCGCTCGCCGTCGACCGGCTGGGCCTGCTCCTGGGCCGGCTGGTGCGGGTCGCCGAGGAACTCCTCGTCGGTGGCGCTGCGCGGCGAGGCGTAGCCGATGGGGAGCCGGGCGAAGCGGGCCGACAGGCCGGGCAGGAAGGCGACCAGTCCGATGGCGACGGGCACGCACACGGACGCGGTCTGGGTGGCCGACGCCTCGGTGAGGACGGCGACGAAGGTGGCGAGGGTGCCGACGGCGGCCAGGAAGGTCGCGGCGACGAAGGGGGCGTCACCGCTCGGGGTGAGCGCGACGAGCGCGACGGCGGCGACGAGGACGGTGACGCAGCCGAGCAGGAACTGCAGCCGGCCGGGGCCCTGGCCCGCGTCCGGGGCGACGATGCCGGAGCCGGCGATCAGCAGCAGCGGCAGCGCGCCGAGGCCGAGGGCGACGGCGGTGGCCCGGTCGCCGTAGACGCGGGCGCGGACGCCGGCGAAGGCGGTCAGCAGCAGTCCGGCCGCGCCGGCGATGATGCCGGGCAGGCTGTGCATGTCGTGGCGGACCGGGTCGGCGAACCAGAGCACGAAGCCCATGAGGACCAGGAGCAGGACGCCGCCGACGAGTCCGGCGCCGCGCAGCAGCTCGTCGCTCCACAGGTGCCGGTCGCGGGTGACGGCGGAGGCGACGGCGTCGGAGACGTCGTCGTAGACGGCGGGCGGCAGGGACTGCGCGAAGGGGCGCAGCGAGAGCACCTCGCCGTCGAGGACCTGCTGGGCGGCGAGGCTGCGGGCGCCGTCGAGGACCGAGCCGTCGCGCCGGACCAGGTGGTAGCCGGTGGGGGCGCCGGCCGGCTGGGTCTGGCCGGTGAGCCGGAGGATCTCCGGGTAGACGTCGGCGACGGCGATGTCCTCGGGGAGTGCGACGTCGATGCGGCTGTCCGGCGCCACGACGGTGACGCGGCAGAAACCGGTCGCTGCGGTCGTACTCACGTGTCTGGACCCCCTGATTCGCGGTTGCGCACGATGCCGGGCCACCCTACCGGGCACCGGTGTCAGTGGCTGCAAGTAGGATCCTGGTCGTCTCGGGGGTCCGCATTGCACACAGCCGACGGGGGCGCCGGTGCGGAAGTTCCCTCCACGAGCCCGCCCGTAACGAGGGATTGATGCGCCGGTGAGCCAGATCGTCGTCAAACGCCCGCCGAGGTCCCTTCCTCCGGAAGTACCCAGCGAGGAACTGGTCCTGGAGTCTCCGCCGGAACTGCCGCGGGGACAGCAGGAGTCGGCGTTGATGCAGCTCCTGCCGATGCTCGGCATGGGTTCGTCCGTGGTGTTCTTCTTCATGACGCCGTCGCCGATCATGCGGATCATGGGCACGCTGATGCTGGCGTCGACCATCGGCATGGCGATCGCCCAGTTCGTGAGGTTCCGCCGCGGGTCGCAGGGGCAAATGGCGGATGTCCGGCGGGACTACCTCAAATACCTCGCCCAGACGCGGCGTACGGTGCGGCGGACCGCGCGCCGGCAGCGGGACGCGCAGCTGTATCTGCACCCGGCGCCCGAGCAGTTGTGGTCCGTGGTCGCCGAGGGGTCGCGCGTCTGGGAGCGCCGGGTCGGCGACGCCGACTTCGCGCAGGCCCGGATCGGACTGGGCGCCCAGCAGTTGGCGACGCCGCTGGTGGCGCCGGAGACGGCGCCGGTCGACGAGCTGGAGCCGCTGTGCGCGGGCGCGATGCAGCAGTTCCTCGCGGTGCACGGCACCTTGGACGGACTGCCGATGGCGGTGTCGCTGCGGGCCTTCTACCACGTGACGGTCTCCGGTGACCCGGAGGCGGCGCAGTCCGCGGCGCGCGGTCTGGTGGCGCAGCTGGTGACCCTGCACTCCCCCGAGGACCTGATGCTGGCCGTGGTGGCGGCGCGGGGCGCGCAGGAGCGCTGGGACTGGACCAAGTGGCTGCCCCACACGCAGGTGCCGGGCACGGTCGACGGCGCGGGCACGAAGCGGCTGTTCGGGGACGACCTGGGCGAGCTGGAGCAGCTGATCCGCTCGAAGCTGGACGGCCGGCCGCGGTTCAGCCGGGAGAACCAGCCGGTGCTCGACCAGCCGCACGTGGTGGTGATCCTGGACGGCGGGATGGTGCCGCCGGACTCGCTGTTCGCGGCGGCCGAGGGGCTGCAGGGCGTCACCATCGTCGAGGTGGTCTCCGGCGAGCTGGACGAGCCGCGGGGCGGTCTGTCCGTGGTCGTGCGGCCCGGGCGACTGCGCCTGGAGGCGGGCGGCGGTTTCGCGTACGAGGGCGTGCCGGACGTCATGTCGCTGCCGGCCGCGGAGGCGCTGGCCCGTCAGCTGGCGCCGCTGCGGATGGGCGGCGGGGACGACGACGAGCCGCTGCTGGCCAACCTGGACTTCACGGACCTGCTGAACCTGGGCGACGCGGCGTCGGTGGACGTGGCGCGGACCTGGCGGCCGCGGTCGGTCGCGGAGCGGCTGCGGGTGCCGATCGGTGTCGGTGAGGACGGCCAGCCGGTCATGCTCGACCTGAAGGAGGCCGCGCAGGAGGGCATGGGCCCGCACGGTCTGTGCGTGGGCGCGACGGGTTCCGGCAAGTCGGAGCTGCTGCGCACCCTGGTGCTCGGTCTCGCGGTGACGCACTCCTCGGAGACGCTGAACTTCGTCCTCGCGGACTTCAAGGGTGGCGCGACCTTCGCCGGCATGTCGCAGATGCCGCACGTGGCGGCCGTCATCACCAACCTGGCGGACGACCTGACGCTGGTCGACCGCATGGGCGACGCGATCCGCGGCGAGCTGCAGCGGCGTCAGGAGCTGCTGCGTTCGGCGGGCAACTACGCCAACATCCACGACTACGAGAAGGCGCGGGCGGCGGGCGCCCCGCTGGAGCCGCTGGCCTCGCTGGTGCTCGTCATCGACGAGTTCAGCGAGCTGCTCACGGCGAAGCCGGACTTCATCGACATGTTCATCCAGATCGGCCGCATCGGCCGCTCGCTGGGTGTGCACCTGCTGCTCGCCTCGCAGCGCCTGGAGGAGGGCAAGCTGCGCGGCCTGGACACCTACCTGTCGTACCGGATCGGTCTGCGGACGTTCTCGGCGGCCGAGTCGCGCACGGCGATCGGCGTGCCGGACGCCTACCACCTGCCGTCGGTGCCGGGTTCGGGTTATCTGAAGTTCGGTACGGACGAGATGACGCGCTTCAAGGCGGCGTACGTCTCGGGCACGTACCGCACGGGCGGTCCGCGCCTGGAGGTCGGGCAGCTGCCGATCGAGCGGCGGCCCGCGCTGTTCACGGCCTCGCCGGTGCCGGTGGTGTACGCGGCTCCGGACCCGGCGTACCTGACGGCGCAGCGGGCGGAGGAGGACGACGCGCTCGCGGACACCGTCCTGGACGTGATCGTGCGCCGTCTGGAGGGGCAGGGCGTCCCCGCCCACCAGGTGTGGCTGCCGCCGCTCGACCAGGCGCCGTCGCTCGACCAGCTCCTTCCGGGTCTCGCGCAGACCGCGGACCGGGGGCTCACGGCGACGGAGTACACCCGTCCGGGCGGCCTGACGGTCCCGCTCGGCCTGATCGACAAGCCGTTCGAGCAGCGGCGTGAGGTGCTGTACCGGGACTTCTCCGGCGCGGCCGGCCACATGATGGTGGTCGGCGGTCCGCAGTCGGGCAAGTCGACCCTGATGCGGACGCTGATCTCGTCGTTCGCGCTCACCCACACCCCGGCCGAGGTGCAGTTCTACTGCCTGGACTTCGGTGGCGGCGGCATGTCCTCGCTCGCCGACCTGCCGCACGTCGGCGGGGTGGCGTCCCGGCTCGACCCGGAGCGGGTACGGCGGACGGTCGCCGAGGTGCTCGGCGTGCTCAACCGGCGCGAGGAGTTCTTCCGTTCGCAGAACATCGACTCCATCGCCACCTACCGGCGCAAGCGCGCGGCGGGCGAGCTGCCGAACGAGGCGTGGGGCGACGTGTTCCTGG
It encodes:
- the rpsO gene encoding 30S ribosomal protein S15; the encoded protein is MALDAAVKKQIMAEFGTKEGDTGSPEVQVAMLSRRISDLTEHLKTHKHDHHSRRGLLILVGQRRRLLQYLAKKDIQRFRTLVDRLGIRRGAAGGAK
- the eccCa gene encoding type VII secretion protein EccCa gives rise to the protein MSQIVVKRPPRSLPPEVPSEELVLESPPELPRGQQESALMQLLPMLGMGSSVVFFFMTPSPIMRIMGTLMLASTIGMAIAQFVRFRRGSQGQMADVRRDYLKYLAQTRRTVRRTARRQRDAQLYLHPAPEQLWSVVAEGSRVWERRVGDADFAQARIGLGAQQLATPLVAPETAPVDELEPLCAGAMQQFLAVHGTLDGLPMAVSLRAFYHVTVSGDPEAAQSAARGLVAQLVTLHSPEDLMLAVVAARGAQERWDWTKWLPHTQVPGTVDGAGTKRLFGDDLGELEQLIRSKLDGRPRFSRENQPVLDQPHVVVILDGGMVPPDSLFAAAEGLQGVTIVEVVSGELDEPRGGLSVVVRPGRLRLEAGGGFAYEGVPDVMSLPAAEALARQLAPLRMGGGDDDEPLLANLDFTDLLNLGDAASVDVARTWRPRSVAERLRVPIGVGEDGQPVMLDLKEAAQEGMGPHGLCVGATGSGKSELLRTLVLGLAVTHSSETLNFVLADFKGGATFAGMSQMPHVAAVITNLADDLTLVDRMGDAIRGELQRRQELLRSAGNYANIHDYEKARAAGAPLEPLASLVLVIDEFSELLTAKPDFIDMFIQIGRIGRSLGVHLLLASQRLEEGKLRGLDTYLSYRIGLRTFSAAESRTAIGVPDAYHLPSVPGSGYLKFGTDEMTRFKAAYVSGTYRTGGPRLEVGQLPIERRPALFTASPVPVVYAAPDPAYLTAQRAEEDDALADTVLDVIVRRLEGQGVPAHQVWLPPLDQAPSLDQLLPGLAQTADRGLTATEYTRPGGLTVPLGLIDKPFEQRREVLYRDFSGAAGHMMVVGGPQSGKSTLMRTLISSFALTHTPAEVQFYCLDFGGGGMSSLADLPHVGGVASRLDPERVRRTVAEVLGVLNRREEFFRSQNIDSIATYRRKRAAGELPNEAWGDVFLVIDGWGGFRNEYEGLEPLVADLAARGLGYGIHVVITAARYMEVRAALKDQMLGRLELRLGDVMDSEFDRKVAANVPTGVPGRGQVPEKLHFMGALPRIDGSSSASDLAAGTAAFVEAVRAAWHGPATPPVRLLPHKLSADRLPKGFEFPQHGIAIGIDETRLEPVFVNFETDPFFLIFGESESGKTNLLRLIAKQIGERYSPDEAKLVVGDYRRALLGSLPEEHLLEYAPMASSMQMHMEALSGVFARRQPPQDVTPQQLRDRSWWSGPQVFIIVDDYDLVATSAGNPLAPLAEYLPFARDTGVRFIIARNSAGASRSMYEAFMQRIKELGAQGVVLSGDPSEGDLLGTARPRPMPPGRGYFVSRRGAASLVQTGRMPER
- the eccD gene encoding type VII secretion integral membrane protein EccD; translation: MSTTAATGFCRVTVVAPDSRIDVALPEDIAVADVYPEILRLTGQTQPAGAPTGYHLVRRDGSVLDGARSLAAQQVLDGEVLSLRPFAQSLPPAVYDDVSDAVASAVTRDRHLWSDELLRGAGLVGGVLLLVLMGFVLWFADPVRHDMHSLPGIIAGAAGLLLTAFAGVRARVYGDRATAVALGLGALPLLLIAGSGIVAPDAGQGPGRLQFLLGCVTVLVAAVALVALTPSGDAPFVAATFLAAVGTLATFVAVLTEASATQTASVCVPVAIGLVAFLPGLSARFARLPIGYASPRSATDEEFLGDPHQPAQEQAQPVDGERIALQARRGHEMLLGLVGGCAAVVVGACAVLGFAGNVWGQLLALAAGLAMLLRARLFRYTAQVTCVLVAGLAAIALLVLGLSLNPPVDLVKDLLLYGDRGGLDIRTIWLSAAVAAGAALVTAIGLIIPRKGLSPFWGRLLDLTEGFVLLSLVPLCLAVLDVFMRARSLTG